A single genomic interval of Halostella salina harbors:
- a CDS encoding DUF7351 domain-containing protein → MAGESDPTEVFDLASNETRRAILRALADAYREDPADPWVEYSDLQSAAGVRDNGNFNYHLDRLDGLAVDAADGYRLSRVGMEVVSTIASGVLDPDWTWGPVDAPGTCLYCDNPARLQYADGVLWLTCGDGDHEAGLSVPPSLLESHPDDEVPELVGFLENRWGELTRKGICSECSGPVEGRIEYGGVGPDHHYYHGECDRCGFHHGIPVGLFLVSHAAVVAFHYDHGVDVRATPFWTLDFCTPGSETVVSEDPFRVRVDAEQDGETLSVTLDRSGTVVETERTTAGE, encoded by the coding sequence ATGGCCGGGGAGTCGGATCCGACCGAGGTGTTCGACCTGGCGAGCAACGAGACGCGGCGAGCCATCCTCCGGGCGCTGGCGGACGCGTACCGCGAGGACCCGGCGGATCCGTGGGTCGAGTACAGCGATCTCCAGTCGGCGGCCGGCGTCCGCGACAACGGGAACTTCAACTACCACCTCGACCGCCTCGACGGCCTCGCCGTGGACGCGGCGGACGGCTATCGCCTCTCCCGGGTCGGGATGGAAGTGGTCTCGACCATCGCCTCGGGCGTCCTCGACCCGGACTGGACGTGGGGACCGGTCGACGCGCCGGGCACCTGCCTCTACTGTGACAACCCGGCGCGATTGCAGTACGCGGACGGCGTGCTGTGGCTGACCTGCGGCGACGGCGACCACGAGGCCGGCCTCTCGGTGCCGCCGAGCCTCCTCGAATCGCACCCCGACGACGAGGTGCCGGAACTGGTCGGGTTCCTCGAAAACCGCTGGGGCGAACTGACCCGGAAGGGGATCTGCTCGGAGTGCAGCGGCCCGGTCGAGGGCCGGATCGAGTACGGTGGCGTCGGCCCGGACCACCACTACTACCACGGCGAGTGCGACCGGTGTGGCTTCCACCACGGGATCCCGGTCGGCCTGTTCCTCGTCAGCCACGCCGCGGTGGTCGCGTTCCACTACGACCACGGTGTCGACGTTCGAGCCACGCCGTTCTGGACGCTCGACTTCTGCACGCCCGGCTCCGAGACGGTGGTGTCCGAGGACCCATTCAGAGTGCGCGTGGACGCGGAGCAAGACGGCGAGACGCTCTCGGTCACGCTGGACCGTAGCGGCACGGTCGTCGAAACCGAGCGCACGACCGCAGGAGAGTAA